One genomic window of Dryobates pubescens isolate bDryPub1 chromosome 17, bDryPub1.pri, whole genome shotgun sequence includes the following:
- the CCNB2 gene encoding G2/mitotic-specific cyclin-B2 yields MALPARRAAVTRGMENAVPELRSKARTHLAGKRAVLEEIGNKVATRGTRLAKKPECSKLSTKPVKGSSKITNVTVPPKPPAAVNCALKETVIKALSPVPMDVSMQEEDLCQAFSDVLLNNVEDIDAEDWENPQLCSDYVKDIYLYLRELELKQSVRPHYLDGTMINGRMRAILIDWLVQVHSRFQLLQETLYMCVALLDRFLQNHPVPRKRLQLVGVTALLIASKYEEIFCPDVADVVYITDNAYTCEEVREMEMVILRELNFDLGRPLPIHFLRRASKAGEADAKQHTLAKYLMELTLVDYDMVHIHPSETAAAALCLSQKILGHNKWGTKHVYYTGYTEDSLVMTMKYMAKNVVKVNENLIKHIAIKNKYTSSKLLTISTIPELSGKIIKDLASSL; encoded by the exons ATGGCGCTGCCTGCTCGTCGCGCCGCT GTCACTAGAGGGATGGAGAATGCTGTGCCTGAACTCAGAAGTAAAGCCAGAACTCACCTTGCTGGCAAAAGGGCTGTTTTGGAAGAAATTGGAAATAAAGTTGCAACAAGAGGAACACGTTTAGCTAAG AAACCAGAATGCTCCAAATTGTCTACAAAGCCTGTGAAAGGATCTAGTAAGATAACAAATGTAACTGTACCACCTAaacctccagctgctgtgaaCTGTGCATTGAAAGAAACTGTTATAAAG GCTCTGTCCCCCGTCCCTATGGATGTATCTATGCAAGAGGAGGATTTGTGTCAAGCCTTCTCTGATGTTTTACTCAACAACGTAGAAGACATTGATGCTGAGGACTGGGAGAACCCCCAGCTGTGCAGCGACTACGTGAAAGATATCTATTTGTATCTGAGAGAACTTGAG CTGAAGCAGTCAGTCCGCCCGCATTACCTTGATGGGACGATGATCAATGGACGTATGCGTGCGATTTTAATTGACTGGCTTGTTCAGGTCCACTCAAGATTCCAGCTTTTGCAGGAAACACTATATATGTGTGTTGCACTTCTGGATCGCTTCTTACAA AACCATCCTGTACCTCGTAAGAGACTTCAGCTGGTGGGTGTAACAGCACTACTTATAGCTTCAAAATACGAAGAGATATTCTGTCCTGATGTAGCAGATGTTGTTTACATTACTGACAATGCATACACCTGTGAAGAAGTTAGAGAAATGGAAATGGTGATTCTTAGAGAACTGAACTTTGATTTGGGACGACCTCTTCCAATTCACTTCTTAAGGAGAGCAtcaaaagctggggag GCTGATGCTAAGCAACATACACTAGCAAAATACCTAATGGAGCTGACACTGGTAGACTATGACATGGTTCACATTCATCCTTcagagactgctgctgctgcattatGCTTGTCCCAAAAGATCCTGGGACATAACAAATGG GGTACAAAGCACGTGTACTACACTGGATATACAGAAGACAGTCTTGTGATGACTATGAAATATATGGCCAAGAATGTGGTCAAAGTAAATGAGAATCTAATAAAACACATT GCTATAAAGAACAAGTATACAAGCAGCAAACTACTAACGATCAGCACAATCCCTGAACTGAGTGGTAAGATAATCAAGGACCTGGCTTCATCACTCTAG